One region of Maylandia zebra isolate NMK-2024a linkage group LG10, Mzebra_GT3a, whole genome shotgun sequence genomic DNA includes:
- the LOC101484606 gene encoding N-acetyllactosaminide beta-1,3-N-acetylglucosaminyltransferase 3-like, with protein sequence MSDSRDSLLEETRRDDVIKPPQITPAHHISWSRCQQNMSVANIKNFSALPDHIKDFLYYRHCRHFPMLLDIPDKCGGAEGSSDVFLLLVIKSAPVNYDRREVLRKTWAKERLQNGVWIRRLFISGTTGVGFEKKRLNTLLKIEQRENNDILQWDFNDSFFNLTLKQILFLEWMERNCPHARFLLNGDDDVFVNTDNMVEYLLQLKDNDGRKHLFTGWVIRYVGPIREKWSKYYVPVQVYESESYPPYCSGGGYILSGYTALVIYNMSHSIAVLPIDDVYLGMCLAKAGLSPERHGAVRINGLHVPSTTADDYDPCYYRGTLLVHRFLSAKMYYMWNKIHDPNLKCFASG encoded by the coding sequence atGTCAGACTCCCGAGATTCACTTCTTGAAGAAACCAGGAGAGATGATGTCATTAAGCCACCACAAATCACTCCAGCTCATCATATTTCCTGGTCAAGATGTCAACAAAACATGTCTGTTGCTAACATTAAGAACTTCAGCGCACTTCCTGATCATATAAAAGACTTTTTGTACTATCGCCACTGTCGCCATTTCCCCATGCTGCTGGACATTCCTGATAAGTGTGGAGGAGCTGAAGGGTCCtcggatgtttttcttttgctggtCATTAAAAGCGCTCCTGTGAACTATGACCGCCGAGAAGTACTGCGCAAAACCTGGGCTAAGGAGAGATTGCAGAATGGTGTGTGGATCCGAAGGCTTTTTATCTCAGGAACAACAGGTGTTGGTTTTGAGAAAAAGAGACTGAACACACTCCTTAAAATAGAGCAACGTGAGAACAATGATATTCTTCAGTGGGACTTTAATGACTCATTCTTTAACCTCACCTTGAAGCAAATACTCTTCCTCGAATGGATGGAGAGAAACTGTCCACATGCTCGCTTCCTGCTAAACGGCGATGATGATGTCTTTGTCAACACAGATAACATGGTTGAATATCTACTTCAACTTAAGGACAATGATGGACGGAAACACCTCTTTACTGGCTGGGTGATACGATATGTTGGCCCTATTCGAGAAAAGTGGAGTAAATATTATGTTCCAGTTCAGGTGTATGAGTCAGAGTCATACCCTCCTTACTGTAGTGGTGGGGGTTACATTTTATCTGGCTACACAGCTTTGGTTATATACAATATGTCCCACTCTATCGCTGTTCTTCCCATTGATGATGTTTACTTAGGAATGTGTTTGGCCAAAGCAGGACTTAGCCCTGAGCGGCATGGTGCAGTGAGGATAAATGGACTTCACGTTCCTTCCACTACAGCTGATGACTATGACCCTTGTTATTATAGAGGAACTCTACTTGTTCATAGATTCCTTTCAGCAAAAATGTACTACATGTGGAACAAGATACATGACCCTAATCTGAAATGCTTTGCTagtggctaa